The proteins below are encoded in one region of Numenius arquata chromosome W, bNumArq3.hap1.1, whole genome shotgun sequence:
- the TICAM2 gene encoding LOW QUALITY PROTEIN: TIR domain-containing adapter molecule 2 (The sequence of the model RefSeq protein was modified relative to this genomic sequence to represent the inferred CDS: inserted 2 bases in 2 codons), whose amino-acid sequence MSAGQRDSKKINEFGNENTEDVFCKFVVLHMENDVHEAIWMQNLLXNKLSIKPGIIFADMPCGKHVLENLSDAVNGLAWAIILLTENFRNEXLICLSYTSLIIPFNKQHKYNSVIAVRLLNNPPLWEKTLFALQAINMLEEDSPDCKISGENFPGVYIQQ is encoded by the exons ATGAGTGCAGGTCAGAGAGACTCCAAGAAAATTAATGAATT CGGTAATGAGAATACTGAGGATGTTTTCTGTAAGTTTGTGGTTCTGCACATGGAGAATGATGTACATGAAGCCATCTGGATGCAGAATCTGC CGAATAAATTGTCTATTAAACCTGGAATAATCTTTGCAGACATGCCTTGTGGTAAACATGTCTTGGAAAACTTAAGTGATGCTGTAAATGGCTTAGCATGGGCTATTATATTACTGACAGAAAATTTTCGGAATG CCTTGATATGTCTCTCTTACACCTCCCTCATCATTCCTTTTAACAAACAGCACAAATACAACTCTGTGATAGCTGTGAGGCTGCTGAATAACCCACCTCTCTGGGAGAAGACTCTCTTTGCCCTGCAGGCTATTAACATGCTGGAAGAAGACAGTCCTGACTGTAAAATAAGTGGAGAAAATTTTCCAGGAGTCTACATACAGCAGTAA